The window CAATTATAAAAAACTTGTAGGGTTCGACCTTTAGGACTTCGGCTATAGCGTACAGCATTGAAACGGTAGTGTTAATTTTGCCTAACTCAATCCTGTTCACTTGGGATAAGTCGGTATCAAGAAGATTGGCTAAATCTTGTTGACTTAGGTTCTGTAACTTTCGGTACTTTCTGATGTTGGCACCGACCGTTTTTATACCCTTAATGTCACGTGGATTTGCCATTGAACAAAAATTGATATTA is drawn from Mucilaginibacter ginsenosidivorax and contains these coding sequences:
- a CDS encoding helix-turn-helix domain-containing protein, whose product is MANPRDIKGIKTVGANIRKYRKLQNLSQQDLANLLDTDLSQVNRIELGKINTTVSMLYAIAEVLKVEPYKFFIIE